A genome region from bacterium includes the following:
- a CDS encoding M23 family metallopeptidase, translated as HSINRTEKILNATPSVWPAQGEITSNFGWRRMGGQGEFHSGMDIANNVGTPVLATAAGVITRVENAGSLGLCIEIDHGFGYRTLYGHLSRTKVNLSQKINRNEVIGYIGNTGRSTGPHLHYEVRVTGESSPPANYIIPGATTY; from the coding sequence CTCATTCAATTAACAGAACGGAGAAAATACTTAATGCCACTCCCTCTGTCTGGCCCGCGCAAGGAGAAATTACTTCAAACTTTGGATGGCGTAGAATGGGAGGGCAGGGTGAATTTCACTCGGGTATGGATATTGCAAATAATGTAGGAACCCCTGTTTTAGCAACTGCAGCGGGCGTAATCACAAGAGTTGAAAATGCGGGAAGCCTTGGTTTGTGCATAGAAATTGACCATGGTTTCGGATATAGAACTTTATACGGACATCTTTCGCGCACTAAAGTCAATCTTTCTCAAAAAATAAATAGAAACGAAGTCATAGGTTATATAGGAAATACAGGACGTTCAACGGGTCCTCATCTTCATTATGAAGTAAGAGTAACTGGAGAATCTTCCCCTCCTGCGAACTATATAATTCCAGGTGCTACTACATATTAA
- the purB gene encoding adenylosuccinate lyase: MIERYTTKEFKDFWTEEYKYKKWLEVELAVLDAYVKLGKIPSNVVTPIKKKAKINIQRINELELITQHDLIAFLESLKESVGPDAKWIHMGLTSYDIEDTALALLLKESGEIILKELESLLDVIKKRAKEEKYTLIAGRTHGIQAEPISVGLKFLVWYDEALRNKRRLLSAIETISYGKISGACGNYPHITPELERLVCKNLDLKPAPISTQIIQRDNHAEFILALAMIATSCEKTAQEIRHLQRTEIHELEEPFGSGQKGSSAMPHKKNPVICERICGLARVIRSNSMAAMQNIPLWGERDISNSSSERIIIPDSIMLTHYMLRKTKDVIAGLKIINKNLEKNLELTRGQIFSGRILKEFLAKGIERETAYKIVQSSAFRAEAENKHLRDILLEDKLVKKTFSAKAVTDFFNPKYYLRWVDYIFDAVLKQ, encoded by the coding sequence ATGATAGAAAGATATACCACAAAAGAATTCAAAGATTTCTGGACGGAAGAATATAAATACAAAAAATGGCTGGAAGTTGAACTCGCAGTTTTGGATGCGTATGTAAAACTTGGCAAAATACCTTCTAACGTTGTAACTCCTATAAAAAAGAAAGCAAAAATCAACATCCAAAGAATTAACGAACTGGAATTAATTACCCAGCACGATCTTATCGCTTTCCTTGAAAGCCTTAAAGAAAGCGTAGGCCCAGATGCAAAATGGATACATATGGGCTTAACCTCTTATGACATAGAAGATACTGCGCTTGCTTTGTTACTTAAAGAATCAGGTGAAATTATCTTGAAAGAACTTGAGAGTTTGTTGGATGTCATAAAGAAAAGAGCAAAAGAAGAAAAATATACCCTGATAGCAGGTAGGACTCACGGAATTCAGGCAGAGCCGATTTCGGTCGGTCTGAAATTCCTTGTTTGGTATGACGAAGCATTAAGAAACAAACGTAGGCTTTTATCCGCAATAGAAACAATATCTTATGGCAAAATTTCGGGGGCTTGCGGGAATTATCCTCATATAACGCCTGAACTGGAAAGACTTGTATGCAAAAACTTAGACTTAAAGCCTGCACCTATTTCAACCCAGATTATTCAAAGGGATAACCACGCAGAATTTATTCTTGCTCTTGCTATGATAGCTACTTCCTGCGAGAAAACGGCTCAAGAAATAAGACATCTCCAGAGAACGGAAATACATGAATTGGAAGAGCCTTTTGGAAGTGGACAAAAAGGGTCGTCTGCAATGCCTCACAAAAAGAACCCTGTGATTTGTGAAAGGATATGCGGGTTAGCGAGAGTAATCCGTTCTAACTCAATGGCGGCGATGCAAAACATACCGTTGTGGGGAGAACGTGACATTTCAAATTCCTCTTCCGAACGAATAATTATTCCGGACTCAATTATGCTTACTCATTATATGTTAAGAAAAACAAAAGACGTAATTGCAGGATTAAAAATTATAAATAAAAATCTAGAAAAGAATTTAGAACTCACAAGAGGACAAATATTTTCAGGAAGAATATTGAAAGAGTTTCTTGCAAAAGGAATAGAACGTGAAACGGCATACAAAATCGTCCAGAGTTCGGCATTCAGGGCTGAAGCAGAAAATAAGCATTTAAGAGACATTCTTTTAGAAGATAAACTTGTAAAAAAGACATTTTCCGCAAAAGCCGTTACAGATTTTTTCAACCCCAAGTATTATCTCCGATGGGTGGATTATATATTTGATGCGGTTTTAAAACAATAG
- a CDS encoding adenylosuccinate synthase, with protein MVKVIVGTQFGDEGKGRIIELFSKSAYVVARYQGGANAGHTLIIDGNTVVFHLVPCGIIYPNTMCVIGNGVVIDPEALINELTTLEKYGFKAGKRFFISDSAHIVMPYHKSKDDITGKIGTTRKGIGPCYEDKCGRRGIRMIELLYPEFFKEKLKTLVAEPDFQPIYEQYCKYGEILAPYITDTTALVNKWIAEKKEVLLEGAQGLLLDIDHGTYPYVTSSNPHSGGACTGLGISPTCIDEVIGVTKAYTTRVGAGPMPTTMAPDIEEAIRSRGKEYGATTGRPRGCGWLDIVLLKRALMINGIKKIVLTKLDTLDELSQLKICTKYVPEANFALPEQMYKIQPVYEELDGWQTPISEIREYNKLPTATKKYVERISELLNVKVVAICVGPQKDATIFL; from the coding sequence ATGGTTAAAGTTATTGTCGGGACTCAGTTTGGCGACGAAGGCAAAGGAAGAATTATAGAACTTTTTTCAAAATCCGCATATGTAGTTGCAAGGTACCAGGGTGGAGCAAATGCAGGGCATACTTTAATTATTGATGGCAATACCGTTGTTTTTCATCTTGTACCTTGTGGAATTATATATCCAAACACGATGTGTGTAATTGGTAACGGAGTGGTTATTGATCCCGAAGCGCTTATAAATGAGTTAACAACTCTTGAAAAATATGGATTTAAAGCAGGTAAAAGATTTTTCATTAGTGATTCTGCGCATATTGTTATGCCTTATCATAAATCAAAAGATGATATTACAGGTAAAATCGGAACTACTCGTAAAGGTATAGGTCCTTGTTATGAAGACAAATGTGGAAGAAGAGGGATACGAATGATAGAACTTTTATATCCCGAGTTTTTTAAGGAAAAGCTTAAAACACTTGTTGCTGAGCCTGACTTTCAACCTATATATGAGCAATATTGTAAATACGGAGAAATACTTGCTCCTTATATTACCGATACAACTGCTCTTGTGAATAAATGGATAGCGGAGAAAAAAGAAGTGTTGCTTGAAGGAGCGCAAGGATTATTACTTGATATAGACCACGGAACGTATCCATATGTTACTTCATCAAACCCACATTCCGGTGGCGCATGCACAGGATTAGGCATAAGTCCAACTTGTATAGATGAAGTGATAGGCGTAACAAAAGCATACACTACACGCGTAGGAGCAGGCCCGATGCCTACGACGATGGCTCCCGATATAGAAGAAGCTATTCGTTCCCGCGGCAAAGAATATGGCGCTACAACAGGGAGACCAAGAGGATGCGGGTGGCTGGATATAGTGCTCCTTAAAAGAGCGTTAATGATAAATGGAATAAAAAAGATTGTACTAACTAAACTTGATACTTTAGATGAACTTTCACAACTTAAAATATGCACTAAATATGTTCCGGAAGCAAACTTCGCTTTACCGGAACAGATGTACAAAATCCAACCCGTGTATGAAGAACTGGATGGTTGGCAAACACCTATATCCGAAATAAGAGAATATAACAAATTGCCAACGGCAACAAAAAAATATGTTGAAAGAATTAGCGAACTACTGAATGTAAAAGTAGTAGCAATATGTGTAGGCCCTCAAAAAGATGCTACAATCTTTTTATAA
- the lpxB gene encoding lipid-A-disaccharide synthase: MGEKLLIVTGEISGDLHAAKVVKELKLLLPDIKISGIGGEKLRAEKVNLLYDIKDLAVIGFLEIIPKFFKIRNALNLIYKHLLEEKPDLCVLVDYPGFNLKVAKFAKKQGVKVVYYILPQVWAWGKGRIKTIEKYVDKGIVILPFEQQIYKNLETKFFGHPLVDILQGYTPTNMEEVSRSQYKVALLPGSRKDEICHILPIMLNCVKLLPEYEFVLPVASGIDKTWLQSMIKNCLPVDKQNKITFSDNTYETMKDVSFALVKSGTSTLETCIMKVPMVIIYKTSTFSYFISRLIVKTKWIGLPNLIAGKQIVPEFIQYNVNPEKIVNTMKDILKNKNELIREFEAIISLLAFPTNKQGESGVAKKVANFIAQEFKN; the protein is encoded by the coding sequence ATGGGGGAAAAACTTCTTATTGTAACGGGCGAAATTTCCGGCGACTTGCACGCAGCAAAAGTAGTTAAAGAATTAAAATTACTTCTACCAGACATAAAAATAAGTGGCATCGGCGGGGAAAAATTAAGAGCGGAAAAAGTTAATCTTTTATATGATATAAAAGACCTCGCAGTTATAGGTTTTCTGGAAATTATACCCAAGTTTTTTAAAATACGGAATGCATTAAACCTTATTTATAAACATTTATTGGAAGAAAAACCCGACTTGTGTGTGCTTGTAGATTACCCCGGATTTAACCTGAAAGTCGCAAAATTTGCAAAAAAGCAAGGAGTTAAAGTAGTATATTATATTTTACCACAAGTATGGGCATGGGGAAAAGGGAGAATAAAAACAATAGAAAAATATGTGGATAAAGGAATAGTTATTCTGCCTTTTGAGCAACAGATTTACAAAAATCTGGAAACAAAATTTTTCGGCCATCCCCTTGTGGATATACTACAAGGTTATACGCCCACAAATATGGAGGAGGTTTCTCGGTCTCAATATAAAGTAGCTCTGTTGCCGGGTTCACGTAAAGATGAAATCTGCCACATCCTTCCTATAATGTTGAACTGCGTCAAACTGTTGCCGGAATACGAGTTTGTTTTGCCGGTTGCTTCCGGCATTGACAAAACCTGGCTCCAATCGATGATTAAAAATTGTCTGCCTGTTGACAAACAGAATAAGATAACGTTTTCGGATAATACGTATGAAACAATGAAAGACGTATCTTTTGCTCTTGTGAAATCGGGCACTTCTACTCTTGAAACCTGTATTATGAAAGTGCCAATGGTTATAATATACAAAACTTCCACGTTTTCTTATTTTATAAGCAGGTTAATTGTCAAAACTAAATGGATTGGGCTTCCAAATTTAATTGCAGGAAAACAAATCGTTCCTGAGTTTATACAATATAATGTAAACCCCGAAAAAATAGTCAATACTATGAAGGATATACTAAAAAATAAAAACGAATTAATCCGGGAGTTTGAAGCAATAATTTCCCTACTTGCTTTCCCAACAAATAAGCAGGGAGAGTCCGGAGTAGCAAAAAAAGTAGCTAATTTTATAGCTCAGGAATTCAAAAATTAG
- a CDS encoding DMT family transporter: MNFSIPYLGETLAFITAIVWAFAVILFKKSSETVHPIALNLFKNTMAFILFIPTMLLFKESLFRAVPFNEYLLLIFSGFIGIGIGDTLFFASLSIIGAGLSSIVSCVYCPVIIAMSIIWLKETLSILQVIGIILIILAMLLTINWKEKLQITRKKLLLGISLGILADIAMAGGVVMIKPLLVRSPLLWSTEIRLVGGLLGLIIILLILPSRYKIVSSLFISKGWKFTIISSFLGAYIAMVTWLAGMKFTQVSIASALNQTSNIFIFLFAALLLKEPVTLQRIIAIILAVSGSLMAALG, encoded by the coding sequence ATGAATTTCTCTATTCCCTATTTGGGCGAGACGCTGGCGTTTATAACAGCTATTGTTTGGGCTTTTGCAGTCATTCTTTTTAAAAAAAGCAGTGAGACAGTTCATCCTATTGCCCTTAATCTATTTAAAAATACGATGGCTTTTATTTTATTCATACCTACTATGTTGCTATTCAAAGAGTCCTTATTCCGAGCTGTTCCTTTTAACGAATATTTATTGCTTATCTTTAGCGGATTTATTGGCATAGGCATTGGTGACACGCTTTTTTTTGCAAGTCTGAGCATTATAGGAGCAGGGTTATCTTCTATCGTCTCCTGTGTATATTGCCCCGTTATCATAGCTATGTCTATTATCTGGCTTAAAGAAACTCTTTCTATTTTACAGGTTATTGGAATAATCCTGATTATCTTGGCTATGTTATTAACAATTAACTGGAAAGAAAAACTTCAAATAACTCGCAAGAAACTTTTACTGGGAATTTCTTTGGGAATTCTCGCGGATATTGCAATGGCCGGAGGCGTTGTTATGATAAAACCTTTACTGGTAAGGTCTCCCTTATTATGGTCAACAGAAATTAGGTTAGTCGGCGGGTTATTAGGACTTATTATAATTTTATTAATCCTCCCATCCCGTTACAAAATTGTTTCTTCTTTATTTATTTCTAAGGGCTGGAAGTTTACTATTATTAGTTCTTTTCTCGGAGCTTATATTGCAATGGTTACGTGGTTGGCAGGGATGAAATTTACGCAGGTTTCTATTGCTTCGGCATTAAATCAAACAAGTAACATTTTCATATTTTTATTCGCCGCTTTACTACTGAAAGAACCCGTTACGTTACAACGTATTATCGCAATTATACTTGCAGTATCGGGCTCTCTTATGGCAGCTTTGGGGTAG